From a region of the Odoribacter splanchnicus DSM 20712 genome:
- a CDS encoding FecR family protein — MEKEEITIELLYRKLENRLTEEEVKHFEMWMQDIDHQRYYRNLQSFYELREAGRPDSAEVNRAWIDLQSRINKQGLKPGRNRLLWRGVVAASIIILLGVIPLTVPQDVKNVSSEAEIQIRPGQRNAILELADGKVYNLTNLEYGGNNRISENIIVDSCCLDYLRPDTLIPVALAWHKVIVPRGGEFQISLEDGTRVWLNSESTLKYPEVFTGTTREVFLEGEAYFEVARNTNCPFIVHTGIQNVRVLGTSFGITNYADDQNLTTTLVNGKVQVEFPGFSDEVFLLEPGFQLACDRQNRKIEKRTVDVYEYVAWKDGKYVFTRKRLEDILTTLSRWYDFHVFFQNPEVKEVVFSGELRRFDSFSDILRLIEKTSDVKFTTTGNTVLVRE, encoded by the coding sequence ATGGAAAAAGAAGAAATAACGATAGAATTACTTTATAGAAAACTGGAAAACCGTTTGACAGAAGAGGAAGTCAAACATTTTGAGATGTGGATGCAGGATATCGATCATCAGAGGTATTATCGGAATCTACAATCTTTTTATGAATTACGAGAGGCTGGAAGGCCGGATAGTGCAGAAGTGAACCGTGCGTGGATTGATTTACAGAGCCGGATAAATAAACAGGGGTTAAAGCCCGGACGTAACCGTCTGTTATGGCGTGGTGTGGTAGCAGCTTCAATAATTATTTTGTTGGGAGTAATACCTTTAACTGTGCCGCAAGATGTAAAAAACGTTTCTTCGGAAGCGGAGATACAGATCCGTCCCGGCCAACGGAATGCTATTCTGGAACTGGCTGATGGTAAGGTTTATAACCTGACAAACTTGGAATATGGGGGGAATAACAGGATTTCTGAGAATATTATTGTGGATAGTTGTTGTTTGGATTATCTCCGGCCGGATACGCTGATTCCGGTTGCCTTGGCTTGGCATAAAGTAATTGTTCCCCGGGGAGGAGAATTTCAGATTTCTCTGGAAGATGGAACGAGAGTTTGGCTGAATTCAGAATCTACCCTGAAATATCCGGAGGTATTTACCGGAACTACCCGGGAGGTATTTCTGGAAGGGGAAGCCTATTTTGAAGTAGCACGAAATACAAATTGTCCTTTTATCGTGCATACGGGAATACAAAATGTCAGGGTATTGGGGACCAGTTTCGGAATAACGAATTATGCAGATGACCAGAATCTGACTACCACTTTGGTTAACGGGAAGGTACAAGTAGAATTTCCGGGCTTTTCGGATGAGGTATTTCTTTTGGAACCGGGTTTTCAGCTGGCTTGTGACCGGCAAAACCGGAAAATTGAAAAGCGGACTGTCGATGTCTATGAATATGTTGCCTGGAAAGATGGAAAATATGTTTTTACCCGGAAACGTCTTGAAGATATATTGACTACTCTTTCACGGTGGTATGATTTTCATGTGTTTTTCCAAAATCCGGAAGTAAAAGAGGTCGTCTTTTCCGGTGAACTGAGACGTTTCGATAGTTTCAGTGATATTCTTCGTTTGATTGAGAAAACAAGCGATGTCAAATTTACTACGACAGGCAATACCGTTTTGGTGAGGGAATGA
- a CDS encoding TonB-dependent receptor produces the protein MTFRVYTSVRDKFYLILVFVFIIPVGLSAQNAYIQGVVQDIDGTPLAGAVVMLMRDGTRVAATTCKINGTFKISAHILQTDVLQVSFVGFRNRQIPVSAFTDWNNIRIILRETVIQLDDVTVMSPSISEDFAVERLESIDIYLSPASGADPLKAVSVMAASTNVSESANTELRGSSGNHSVVVLNGVPVWKPVRNTQLNGIGNFSVFNTELIGQMKVYAGNPPLTIGNSIAGAIEIETPEHITRNDLKLSLSLANAGILISKKISDKNFLQLYANHQFSAPYLWLNHTNTDFLKRFNTTDGGVNLHLQLTPRLKFNLYEYAIDEYYRADTEQYNYKDESKATSRRWFQVAGLTFAALQSGVVVELNNGIDLCKSGYRFGVMDGSTRENRLYTSLAAKYFVRNLGFQAGLTHQYTRVNFYGIFPKYFYNYSDEAEGVTADDKLYNRVWEGYFYCKYTPMRHLLFSGAVRKNIPEASQPDYISWQVAGRWNMNEKFSLLLSAGKYHTYNVPAYNSQNFALHSSRQYSVDLTSHIYDFDLKLSSYLKNENTRDYFAENGKEAVVERRLKGLEFSVARTIGRFSFAGSYTFIDSRVRLGKKSYRSANDMDYIIRTSIVWRTANQWNIGINFSARPGLYYTPVEYALNISDNVWFPLYGDYNSEQVTAYHSLDLTVNKIFPLNKGHLLAFFTITNMLDKSNRNYPVYSTDYKSVLGWEEYQRRLVYVGLQFNF, from the coding sequence ATGACATTCCGGGTTTACACTTCTGTTAGGGATAAATTTTATTTGATATTGGTGTTCGTATTCATTATCCCTGTTGGTTTGTCTGCACAAAATGCTTATATACAGGGAGTTGTTCAAGATATTGACGGAACACCTTTGGCCGGGGCTGTTGTGATGCTTATGCGTGACGGTACACGGGTTGCGGCGACTACTTGTAAGATAAACGGTACTTTTAAAATCTCAGCTCACATTCTGCAAACCGATGTTTTACAGGTGTCGTTTGTCGGATTCCGTAATCGGCAAATTCCTGTTTCTGCATTTACCGATTGGAATAATATTCGAATTATCTTGCGGGAAACAGTCATACAACTTGACGATGTTACGGTTATGAGTCCCAGTATATCCGAAGACTTTGCTGTAGAACGTTTGGAGAGTATCGATATTTATCTTTCTCCTGCTTCAGGGGCCGATCCTTTGAAAGCAGTATCTGTGATGGCGGCGTCTACCAACGTATCGGAAAGTGCGAATACAGAATTACGGGGATCTTCGGGCAACCATTCCGTTGTGGTGCTGAATGGGGTGCCTGTCTGGAAGCCGGTACGCAATACCCAATTGAACGGTATCGGGAATTTTTCTGTTTTCAATACTGAACTTATCGGACAGATGAAAGTTTATGCGGGTAATCCTCCATTGACAATAGGGAATTCGATTGCAGGTGCGATAGAGATTGAAACGCCTGAACACATCACTCGTAATGATTTGAAATTGTCTTTATCGCTTGCGAATGCCGGTATCCTGATCAGTAAAAAGATATCGGATAAAAATTTCCTGCAATTATATGCTAATCACCAATTTTCAGCTCCATACCTCTGGCTGAATCATACTAATACAGATTTTTTGAAGCGTTTCAATACGACGGATGGAGGGGTGAACCTCCATTTACAGTTAACCCCTCGGTTGAAATTCAATCTTTATGAATATGCTATCGACGAGTACTACCGGGCAGATACAGAGCAATATAATTATAAGGACGAAAGTAAGGCAACAAGCCGGCGTTGGTTTCAGGTTGCAGGCCTTACTTTTGCGGCCTTGCAAAGTGGTGTAGTGGTTGAATTGAATAATGGCATAGATCTCTGTAAAAGCGGTTATCGATTTGGTGTCATGGACGGTTCGACACGGGAGAACCGCTTGTATACCTCGTTGGCCGCAAAGTATTTTGTTAGAAATCTGGGGTTTCAGGCTGGACTCACACATCAGTATACACGAGTTAATTTTTATGGCATTTTTCCCAAATATTTTTATAATTATTCGGATGAAGCAGAGGGTGTAACGGCCGATGATAAACTCTATAACCGTGTCTGGGAAGGTTATTTTTATTGTAAGTATACTCCTATGCGTCATTTACTTTTCAGCGGTGCGGTCAGAAAAAATATTCCTGAAGCCAGTCAACCTGATTATATATCCTGGCAAGTTGCGGGACGATGGAATATGAATGAAAAATTTTCATTGTTATTGTCAGCCGGAAAATATCATACTTATAATGTTCCGGCATACAACAGCCAAAATTTTGCTTTACATTCTTCCCGTCAATATTCTGTTGACCTGACAAGTCATATTTATGACTTTGATCTAAAACTCTCTTCTTATCTAAAAAATGAAAATACCCGGGACTATTTTGCTGAGAATGGGAAAGAGGCTGTTGTGGAGCGAAGACTGAAAGGTTTGGAATTTTCTGTTGCCCGTACGATAGGGCGATTTTCATTTGCAGGTTCCTATACTTTTATCGATTCCCGTGTCCGGTTGGGGAAAAAGAGTTATCGTTCTGCCAATGATATGGATTATATCATCCGGACCTCCATTGTCTGGCGTACAGCAAATCAATGGAATATAGGGATAAATTTTTCTGCACGCCCGGGTTTATATTACACCCCTGTTGAGTATGCTTTAAATATTAGTGATAATGTATGGTTTCCTCTTTATGGAGACTATAATTCGGAACAAGTAACGGCTTATCATTCATTGGATTTGACCGTCAATAAGATATTTCCGTTAAACAAAGGTCACTTACTTGCATTTTTCACAATTACAAATATGTTGGATAAATCAAATAGAAATTATCCTGTGTATAGTACTGACTATAAATCTGTCCTTGGGTGGGAAGAATATCAGAGGAGATTGGTGTATGTAGGGTTACAGTTTAATTTTTAA
- a CDS encoding tetratricopeptide repeat protein, producing MKVIFILFLCFLVNLVSAQDFQYRIDSNVNTVKIDSIGKIVRELRNYNTKGNNRYLSYWEAYAYYKCAILSRVLKKEEDAEKFTEKAIEILESTKGKTTEDYALLGMLKNYQINFSGWLATIKLSNQAKTMAQKAIELDGDNLRAYLVLGINNYYTPELYGGKSKCEAYFKKAIALPDRTSENEFDPTWGKGDAFYFLLSYYKNRKDDGDQELFEKLKQDARNKFPDDKRFKRIGY from the coding sequence ATGAAAGTTATTTTTATTTTATTTCTGTGTTTCCTTGTAAATCTGGTTTCGGCTCAAGATTTCCAGTATCGTATCGACTCAAATGTAAATACAGTAAAAATCGACTCCATAGGAAAGATTGTACGGGAATTGAGAAATTACAATACTAAGGGTAATAATCGTTATTTATCCTATTGGGAAGCTTATGCTTATTATAAATGTGCTATACTTTCCAGGGTATTGAAAAAAGAGGAAGACGCTGAAAAATTTACGGAAAAGGCGATTGAGATACTGGAATCTACAAAAGGCAAGACAACTGAAGATTATGCCCTGCTAGGTATGTTAAAAAATTATCAAATAAATTTTTCAGGATGGTTGGCGACTATTAAATTGAGTAATCAAGCTAAAACGATGGCGCAGAAGGCTATTGAATTGGATGGTGATAATTTACGGGCCTATCTGGTTTTGGGTATAAATAATTATTATACACCGGAGCTTTATGGTGGAAAAAGTAAATGTGAAGCATATTTCAAAAAAGCAATAGCTCTTCCTGACCGTACTTCAGAAAATGAATTCGACCCTACCTGGGGAAAAGGAGATGCTTTTTATTTCTTGTTATCCTATTACAAGAACCGGAAGGATGATGGGGATCAGGAACTTTTTGAAAAATTGAAACAGGATGCCCGGAATAAATTTCCGGATGATAAAAGATTCAAGCGTATCGGTTATTAA
- a CDS encoding RNA polymerase sigma factor: MTNRQISPHTASFEKIFREYYPVLLPFVERHVGERELAKDLVQDVFLKLYKSYPYFSSEVNIKSWLYTSSRNAALDYLRHLKVRDNNKLLMAEAMMYAADVDEVISEELTRKIHEAIDSLPLQCCQIVRMHIIDGKKYTEISAELGISINTIKTQIFRGYKKLRELLADDLNALVLFYFHIVRKENPDFC, from the coding sequence ATGACAAACCGGCAAATTTCACCTCATACAGCCTCTTTTGAAAAGATCTTCCGGGAATATTATCCGGTATTGCTGCCTTTTGTGGAACGGCATGTCGGAGAACGGGAACTGGCTAAAGATTTGGTGCAGGATGTCTTTTTGAAATTATATAAGAGTTATCCTTATTTTTCCTCAGAGGTAAATATTAAATCCTGGTTATATACCTCTTCACGAAATGCTGCATTGGATTATCTGCGGCATTTGAAAGTTCGGGATAACAATAAGCTACTGATGGCAGAAGCGATGATGTATGCTGCCGATGTGGATGAGGTGATCAGTGAAGAACTGACCCGCAAGATCCATGAAGCTATCGATTCTTTACCTTTGCAGTGCTGCCAGATCGTACGTATGCATATCATCGATGGAAAGAAATATACCGAAATCTCCGCTGAATTGGGAATATCTATAAATACCATAAAAACACAGATTTTCCGTGGATATAAAAAATTGCGTGAACTACTTGCCGATGATTTGAATGCCCTGGTGTTATTTTATTTCCATATCGTCAGAAAAGAAAATCCTGATTTTTGTTGA
- a CDS encoding 6-bladed beta-propeller translates to MQNILFFLLCALLTGCHAGTSRPELPEMVEYSGPNASSLRTFIESIEVIKLDHRESITVGAYNAIRSDSNSFYVGDMLNGSNLVYRFDRKGEFLDSIGKIGRAPGEYLGLSDFYSDPETDELYILSGQDVQLYRYHKNGRFIDQREVPDRTQSFIKLGPQFWFYEGYNNGKYPERLTQTDSALQVMGKYLPMETRTLEASIGPLLTQHRNEAYLFTALEPVIYRIIPGSAVPFLKFDFGKYNVPESYWETENAMQAFTDLSQKGFISIAGFMMNDDYIVTELNQQTGMEDSECYYLLGIKERHNGKWNWIRQRAEENKLIADNQPAPKVSNRPEWYAKKLKGFTQDGKLMIFLSGYELERLTAKDRQLIQNPEILENADPEMDMFLFLCSLK, encoded by the coding sequence ATGCAGAATATCCTTTTCTTTTTGCTTTGTGCACTTCTGACCGGTTGTCATGCCGGGACTTCCCGACCCGAATTACCTGAAATGGTAGAATATAGCGGGCCCAATGCTTCTTCGCTAAGGACTTTTATCGAATCGATAGAAGTGATCAAACTGGACCACCGGGAATCGATCACGGTGGGGGCATATAATGCGATTCGTTCGGACAGTAATAGTTTTTATGTCGGTGACATGCTGAACGGGAGTAATCTTGTTTACCGGTTCGACAGGAAGGGAGAATTTTTAGATTCTATCGGAAAAATCGGAAGAGCACCGGGCGAATACCTGGGATTGAGCGACTTTTACAGTGATCCCGAAACAGACGAGCTCTATATTTTGTCGGGACAAGATGTGCAACTCTACCGCTATCATAAAAACGGTCGGTTCATAGACCAAAGAGAGGTCCCGGACAGAACACAGAGTTTTATCAAACTAGGTCCGCAATTCTGGTTTTACGAGGGGTATAACAATGGAAAATATCCTGAACGACTGACACAGACCGATTCGGCTTTGCAAGTGATGGGGAAATACCTTCCGATGGAAACCAGGACACTGGAAGCCAGTATCGGCCCTTTGCTCACCCAGCATCGAAACGAAGCTTATCTTTTCACCGCCCTCGAACCGGTGATTTACCGGATTATCCCCGGCAGTGCCGTTCCTTTCCTGAAATTCGATTTTGGGAAATATAACGTCCCGGAAAGTTATTGGGAAACGGAAAATGCCATGCAGGCATTTACAGATTTAAGTCAGAAAGGATTTATAAGTATCGCCGGTTTTATGATGAACGACGATTATATCGTCACGGAACTCAATCAGCAAACCGGGATGGAGGATTCGGAGTGTTATTACCTATTGGGCATCAAGGAACGGCATAACGGTAAATGGAACTGGATCCGCCAACGTGCAGAAGAAAATAAACTGATCGCCGACAATCAACCCGCCCCCAAGGTAAGCAATCGTCCGGAATGGTATGCCAAAAAACTCAAAGGCTTCACACAAGACGGTAAGTTGATGATCTTTTTATCGGGTTACGAGCTGGAACGTTTGACAGCAAAAGACAGGCAGTTGATACAAAATCCGGAAATATTGGAAAATGCCGACCCGGAAATGGATATGTTTTTATTTCTTTGTAGTTTAAAATAA
- a CDS encoding TIR domain-containing protein produces MEHDVFISYSRKDEELVKKIRAALTQANISYWIDKEEIKRGTSYAKAISQAVYNSKILLFIWSEHSNNSENTANEISLALEFEKNIVPFKISKKLGPSDMTYHLLKLDRIDACPFESHHIQELVASIAQCLGRGLTPSSTTSGTSGSTPISNTFTSSSTASNTSKMETHKFDNGSYTGEMADGKFNGQGTYCWTDGGRYEGQWKNGNMHGRGIFYYANGSKYKGDWVNDKKQGWGTYDWQDGSRYEGQWNGDYMHGQGVFYYANGDKYDGQWENDHKQGPGIYYFADGSKYDGQWENGKKQGQGTYQWKSGSRYEGQWKNDCMHGQGTLYHPDGSKYKGQWVNDKQQGEGIYYYANGCRYEGQWFDDKKQGQGTFTWVNGDKYVGQWMNDRMHGQGIYYHADGNKYEGQWVNDMKQGQGTFTWNNGDKYTGQWMNDRRHGQGTYTWADGTRNSGIWKEGKFIG; encoded by the coding sequence ATGGAACATGATGTATTTATCAGTTATTCGAGAAAAGACGAAGAATTGGTGAAAAAGATCAGAGCTGCATTGACGCAAGCGAATATATCTTATTGGATAGATAAAGAGGAGATAAAAAGAGGGACTTCTTATGCCAAAGCGATCTCACAGGCTGTGTATAATAGTAAGATTTTACTTTTTATATGGTCGGAGCATTCGAATAATTCCGAGAATACGGCGAACGAGATTAGCCTGGCACTGGAATTCGAGAAAAATATCGTCCCGTTTAAGATCTCCAAGAAGCTGGGACCCAGCGATATGACCTATCATTTATTGAAATTGGACCGGATAGATGCTTGTCCATTCGAAAGCCATCATATTCAAGAGCTTGTCGCCTCGATCGCCCAATGCCTCGGACGTGGTTTAACTCCGTCTTCGACAACATCCGGCACTTCGGGAAGCACTCCTATTTCGAATACTTTTACCTCCTCCTCTACGGCTTCCAATACTTCAAAGATGGAAACCCATAAGTTCGACAATGGGAGCTATACCGGAGAAATGGCAGATGGAAAATTCAACGGACAGGGGACTTATTGCTGGACCGACGGGGGTAGATATGAAGGACAATGGAAAAACGGGAATATGCACGGACGGGGTATTTTTTATTATGCCAACGGAAGCAAATATAAAGGAGATTGGGTAAACGATAAGAAACAAGGCTGGGGAACTTACGACTGGCAAGACGGAAGCAGGTACGAAGGGCAATGGAATGGTGACTATATGCATGGTCAAGGCGTTTTTTATTATGCCAACGGGGATAAATACGACGGACAATGGGAGAATGATCACAAACAAGGACCAGGCATTTATTATTTTGCCGATGGCAGTAAATACGACGGACAATGGGAGAACGGCAAAAAACAAGGACAGGGAACTTACCAGTGGAAAAGTGGAAGCAGGTATGAAGGGCAATGGAAAAATGATTGTATGCACGGTCAGGGAACACTTTATCATCCCGATGGTAGCAAATATAAGGGACAATGGGTGAATGACAAACAACAAGGAGAGGGGATTTATTATTATGCCAATGGTTGTCGGTATGAAGGACAATGGTTTGACGATAAGAAACAGGGACAAGGGACGTTCACGTGGGTCAATGGGGATAAATACGTAGGACAATGGATGAATGATCGTATGCACGGTCAGGGTATTTATTATCATGCCGACGGAAATAAATATGAAGGGCAATGGGTAAACGATATGAAACAAGGACAAGGGACGTTCACCTGGAATAACGGAGATAAATATACAGGCCAATGGATGAATGACAGACGACACGGACAGGGGACCTATACCTGGGCCGACGGTACCCGGAATTCGGGCATCTGGAAGGAAGGTAAATTTATCGGATAA
- a CDS encoding ABC-F family ATP-binding cassette domain-containing protein — protein MISVDGLTVEFGDRALFKDISFQINEKDRIALMGKNGAGKSTLLKILAGQRKPSRGNVSAPKDTVIAYLPQHLMTEDGRSVYEEASQAFAPLFAMEKRIDDLNRQLTERTDYDSPEYYKLIEEVSALSEKYYSIDLTHFEADVEKTLLGLGFKREDLQRQTSDFSGGWRMRIELAKMLLKNPDVLLLDEPTNHLDIDSIQWLEEFLISNGKAVVVISHDRTFVDNITTRTIEVTMGRIYDYKVNYSKYLELRKDRRAQQQKAYDEQQKMIAETKDFIERFKGTYSKTLQVQSRVKMLEKLELIEVDEEDTSALRLKFPPSPRSGSYPVIAQELSKYYGDHLVFKEAGFTIQREEKVAFVGRNGEGKSTLVKCIMGEITDYTGKLTLGHNVQIGYFAQNQASLLDEELTVFQTVDDVTPSELKSNTKNLLGAFMFSGDDIDKKVKVLSGGERTRLAMIKLLLQPVNLLILDEPTNHLDLKTKDILKNALIDFDGTLIVVSHDRDFLNGLAQKVYEFGNGKVTEHLEDINGFLRKKKMENLREIESRKS, from the coding sequence ATGATTTCAGTAGACGGACTTACGGTAGAATTCGGTGACAGAGCCCTCTTTAAAGATATTTCCTTTCAGATCAATGAGAAAGACCGGATAGCCCTGATGGGAAAAAACGGTGCAGGGAAATCCACCCTTCTGAAAATCCTGGCAGGCCAGCGCAAACCGAGCCGGGGCAATGTATCGGCGCCGAAAGATACCGTGATCGCCTATCTCCCGCAGCATCTGATGACCGAAGACGGACGCTCCGTATACGAAGAAGCTTCGCAGGCTTTTGCCCCTCTTTTCGCAATGGAGAAAAGGATCGACGACCTGAACCGTCAGCTGACCGAGCGTACCGATTACGACTCACCCGAATATTATAAATTGATCGAAGAGGTTTCTGCTCTGAGCGAGAAATATTATAGTATCGATCTCACCCATTTCGAAGCAGATGTCGAAAAAACACTGCTAGGACTGGGGTTCAAACGGGAAGACCTGCAACGTCAGACCAGCGATTTCAGCGGAGGCTGGCGGATGCGGATCGAACTGGCCAAAATGTTACTCAAAAATCCGGATGTCCTGCTTTTAGACGAACCCACCAATCATCTGGATATCGACTCGATCCAATGGCTGGAAGAATTTCTGATCAGCAACGGAAAAGCTGTCGTCGTTATTTCTCACGACCGTACATTCGTCGATAACATCACCACCCGGACCATCGAAGTCACGATGGGACGGATCTACGATTATAAGGTGAATTACTCCAAGTACCTGGAGCTACGTAAAGACCGCCGGGCCCAACAACAAAAAGCCTATGACGAACAACAAAAAATGATCGCCGAAACCAAAGATTTTATCGAGCGGTTTAAAGGCACTTACTCTAAAACCCTGCAAGTGCAATCGCGGGTAAAGATGCTCGAAAAGCTAGAGCTGATCGAAGTGGACGAAGAAGATACCTCTGCCCTGCGCCTGAAATTTCCTCCTTCTCCCCGTTCGGGCAGCTATCCGGTAATCGCCCAGGAATTGTCGAAATATTACGGGGATCATCTGGTGTTCAAAGAGGCGGGGTTCACCATTCAAAGAGAAGAAAAGGTGGCTTTCGTAGGACGCAACGGGGAAGGAAAATCTACGCTCGTAAAATGTATTATGGGGGAGATTACGGATTATACCGGTAAACTCACACTCGGCCACAATGTACAAATCGGTTATTTCGCCCAAAACCAGGCCTCTCTTCTGGACGAAGAACTGACTGTTTTCCAGACGGTGGATGACGTTACCCCTTCGGAGCTGAAAAGTAATACCAAAAACCTGCTGGGCGCTTTTATGTTCAGCGGAGACGATATCGACAAAAAAGTGAAGGTACTTTCGGGCGGAGAGCGCACCCGTCTGGCTATGATCAAACTGCTTCTTCAACCGGTCAACCTGTTGATCCTCGACGAACCGACCAACCACCTGGACCTGAAAACGAAAGATATACTGAAAAATGCTTTGATCGATTTCGACGGCACACTGATCGTCGTATCCCATGACCGGGATTTCCTCAACGGACTGGCCCAAAAGGTCTACGAATTCGGAAACGGTAAAGTCACCGAACACCTGGAAGATATCAACGGATTCCTGCGAAAGAAAAAAATGGAGAATCTCCGGGAGATCGAATCCCGGAAATCCTGA
- a CDS encoding efflux transporter outer membrane subunit codes for MKKIYTLAIVLLVLGVSSCKLGKHYSRPELRLPEQIEGTVPDSVSAGDIRWTDLYTDPVLRQLIRKTLEGNKDLMIAAAKVKESMELRRIAKADLFPKAEATVSAEREYDETPGNTFEGKVLASWEVDLWGKLRWAGQAALAEYLQSVEGRQALQSALVAQVAQAYFELIALDQELAIVRQTLAARQEGVRLAKLRFEGGLTSENPLRQAQVELARTQTLVPGLEREIRLKENQITLLAGEYPGEVARGKSIGQQQLMTALPVGLSSRILERRPDIRQAEYRLKAAHAKVGVAYTSMFPKFTLTGHYDLESSDLTDFLKAPYFFVGGELLAPVFNLGKNRARLKASRAVQEQETYNYQKVVLQAFTEVSNALVNSRKSREIRESREHLEQSARSNLDLATLQYINGVISYLDVLDAQRGYFDAQIGLNTAIRDELLATVQLYQVLGGGCS; via the coding sequence ATGAAGAAAATTTATACCCTCGCTATTGTATTGCTGGTATTGGGAGTGAGTTCATGTAAACTGGGAAAGCATTACTCCCGGCCCGAACTCCGCTTGCCGGAACAGATCGAAGGAACGGTGCCCGATTCGGTTTCGGCCGGTGATATCCGATGGACCGATTTATATACCGATCCGGTACTCCGGCAGTTGATCCGGAAAACATTGGAAGGAAACAAAGACCTGATGATCGCTGCGGCCAAAGTGAAAGAATCGATGGAACTCCGTCGTATCGCTAAAGCCGACCTTTTCCCCAAGGCAGAGGCTACCGTGTCTGCCGAGCGGGAATACGATGAAACGCCTGGGAATACTTTTGAAGGAAAAGTGTTGGCATCCTGGGAAGTCGATTTGTGGGGAAAACTACGTTGGGCCGGTCAGGCCGCTCTGGCCGAATATTTGCAGAGCGTCGAAGGCAGGCAGGCTTTGCAGTCGGCTCTGGTTGCCCAGGTGGCGCAGGCTTATTTCGAGTTGATCGCTTTAGATCAGGAACTGGCCATCGTACGGCAGACACTGGCGGCCCGGCAGGAAGGAGTACGTCTGGCAAAGCTCAGGTTCGAGGGAGGATTGACTTCCGAAAATCCCTTGCGTCAGGCACAGGTCGAATTGGCCAGAACCCAAACCCTGGTACCGGGATTAGAGAGGGAGATTCGCCTCAAAGAGAATCAGATTACTTTACTGGCCGGAGAATATCCCGGAGAAGTGGCGAGAGGGAAAAGTATCGGTCAGCAGCAGTTGATGACCGCTCTGCCGGTGGGATTATCTTCCCGAATCCTGGAAAGACGGCCCGACATCCGCCAGGCCGAATATCGGTTGAAAGCGGCTCATGCCAAAGTCGGTGTGGCTTATACCAGCATGTTCCCGAAATTTACTTTAACCGGACATTATGACCTCGAGAGCAGCGATCTGACCGATTTTCTGAAAGCACCTTACTTTTTTGTCGGTGGTGAATTATTGGCACCGGTGTTTAATCTGGGAAAAAACAGAGCGCGTTTAAAAGCTTCCAGAGCTGTGCAGGAACAGGAAACCTACAATTATCAGAAAGTGGTGCTCCAGGCTTTCACCGAAGTGAGCAATGCCTTGGTCAACTCCCGTAAAAGTCGTGAAATCCGTGAATCCCGCGAACATCTCGAACAGTCGGCCCGTTCTAATCTCGATCTGGCTACTTTGCAATACATCAACGGAGTGATCAGTTATCTCGATGTATTGGATGCCCAGCGTGGATATTTCGATGCCCAGATCGGGCTCAATACGGCTATCCGCGACGAATTACTGGCTACGGTACAATTGTATCAGGTATTGGGAGGCGGTTGTTCATAG